Proteins from a single region of Candidatus Methylomirabilis sp.:
- a CDS encoding prepilin-type N-terminal cleavage/methylation domain-containing protein, with protein MRQRKRLGSRGFTLIELLIAVAIIGILAAIALPNLQGARRRAQYTRAATDTKTAVTQAVVYQNDFSVFPGTIASLRMTGYANVSDLDPWGNAWVTSNLFDDTTLPLTAGVEVHVCSPGPSGTDPTGACVKADLMGIPAGGTLDGGVGYSGVYGSWQGK; from the coding sequence ATGCGGCAGCGGAAGCGCCTCGGCAGCAGGGGCTTCACCCTGATCGAGCTCCTGATCGCCGTGGCCATCATCGGGATCCTGGCCGCCATCGCCCTGCCGAACCTGCAGGGCGCCCGGCGGCGGGCACAGTATACGCGGGCCGCCACGGACACGAAGACGGCGGTGACGCAGGCCGTCGTCTACCAGAACGACTTCAGTGTGTTCCCGGGCACAATCGCGAGCCTCCGGATGACCGGGTACGCGAACGTCTCGGATCTCGACCCGTGGGGGAACGCCTGGGTTACCTCGAACCTCTTCGACGATACCACCCTCCCGCTCACGGCTGGAGTCGAGGTACACGTCTGCAGCCCGGGGCCCAGCGGGACGGATCCCACCGGCGCGTGCGTGAAGGCCGATTTGATGGGTATCCCCGCCGGCGGGACCCTCGACGGGGGGGTTGGCTACTCCGGGGTCTACGGCTCGTGGCAGGGAAAGTAA
- a CDS encoding prepilin-type N-terminal cleavage/methylation domain-containing protein yields the protein MLNALRKKAKGFTLIELLIVVAIIGILAAIAIPNLLSARRRANYSRSASDTKTAVTQSIVYQNDYSVYPGTLSVLRTTGYANVQDNDPWGQAYIVSALFADTSLPLTAGTQVHVCSLGPTGADPTGVCVAADMTTTPASGTVSGSVGYSATYGSWMGQ from the coding sequence ATGCTGAACGCACTCAGAAAGAAAGCCAAGGGGTTCACGCTCATCGAGCTTCTGATTGTCGTGGCCATCATCGGGATCCTCGCGGCCATCGCCATTCCGAACCTGTTGAGCGCGCGGCGGCGGGCCAACTACTCGCGGTCGGCCTCGGACACGAAGACGGCGGTCACCCAGTCGATCGTCTACCAGAACGACTACTCCGTGTACCCGGGGACGCTCTCCGTCCTACGGACCACGGGGTACGCGAACGTTCAGGACAACGATCCGTGGGGCCAGGCCTACATCGTGTCGGCCCTCTTCGCGGACACCAGCCTCCCGCTCACCGCGGGAACTCAGGTGCACGTCTGCAGCTTGGGGCCTACGGGTGCTGACCCGACCGGCGTGTGCGTCGCGGCCGATATGACCACGACCCCGGCCAGCGGCACAGTCAGCGGGAGCGTTGGCTACTCGGCGACCTACGGCTCGTGGATGGGACAGTAA
- a CDS encoding ABC transporter ATP-binding protein, producing the protein MNGIAIRAEGLTKDYRTGFWRRRVRVLQELNLQIQAGEVFGFLGPNGAGKTTTLKLLTGLIHPTAGSATVLGEPAGSVRVKARIGFLPENPYFYDYLTGAEYLDYCGALAGLPRTVRRDRVRSLLEQVGLPGQGRLQLRKYSKGMLQRIGLAQALINEPAVLFLDEPMSGLDPVGRKEVRDLILHLREQGRTVFFSTHIIPDVEMVCDRVGIILAGRLAAVGQVEELLGSPLEQIEVTASSLSPEATAALATRSVTPPVRSGDRILVSVKGEEELGQVLGTILQAGGRLHSVVPHRRTLEEVFLERIRGGSR; encoded by the coding sequence ATGAATGGCATCGCCATTCGCGCTGAGGGGCTGACCAAGGACTACCGGACGGGTTTCTGGCGCCGCCGGGTCCGGGTTCTGCAGGAATTGAACCTGCAGATTCAGGCCGGGGAGGTCTTCGGTTTCCTCGGCCCCAACGGAGCCGGCAAGACCACCACCCTCAAACTCCTCACCGGCCTCATCCACCCGACCGCCGGGTCCGCCACGGTCCTGGGGGAGCCAGCGGGGAGCGTGCGGGTGAAGGCCAGGATCGGCTTCCTTCCCGAGAATCCCTACTTCTACGACTACCTCACGGGGGCGGAATACCTGGACTACTGCGGGGCGCTGGCCGGGTTGCCCCGGACGGTCCGGCGGGATCGGGTGAGGTCCCTCCTGGAGCAGGTGGGGCTCCCGGGGCAGGGACGACTGCAGCTTCGCAAGTACTCCAAGGGAATGCTCCAGCGGATCGGGCTGGCCCAGGCCCTCATCAACGAGCCGGCCGTCCTCTTCCTGGACGAGCCCATGTCGGGCCTGGACCCCGTCGGCCGCAAGGAGGTCCGGGATCTGATCCTTCACCTGCGGGAGCAGGGCCGGACCGTCTTCTTTTCAACGCACATCATTCCGGATGTGGAGATGGTGTGCGACCGGGTGGGGATCATCCTGGCGGGCCGCCTCGCGGCGGTAGGGCAGGTGGAAGAGCTCCTGGGGAGCCCGCTCGAGCAGATCGAGGTGACCGCCTCGAGCCTGTCGCCCGAGGCGACTGCGGCCCTCGCGACGCGGAGTGTGACCCCGCCGGTCCGGAGCGGGGACCGGATCCTCGTGAGCGTGAAAGGGGAGGAAGAGCTGGGGCAGGTTCTCGGGACGATCCTGCAAGCAGGAGGGCGACTCCACAGCGTCGTCCCCCACCGCCGCACCCTGGAGGAGGTCTTCCTGGAGCGGATCCGGGGGGGGAGCCGGTGA
- a CDS encoding tetratricopeptide repeat protein: protein MRIRFSTTCLCVLLAATTAAAGLLEALQGFRPGMATEAETPWLPPAAAVRPLFLGYHALAADLFWIRTVQYFGGHIQTDRQFPHLYRLVDLTTSLDPHFVDAYQLGGLFLSIGRVYPEAAAIYRKGIEHNPDRWELPHDLARMYFLDLGDVPAALEWFERTNALPGRPHYVPRLVARLRARAGLVEAALEMWERLRDTTDNAWVREAAKREIRKLQARQRGEAGAAPPVARPGERGGN, encoded by the coding sequence ATGCGGATCCGGTTCTCGACCACGTGCTTATGCGTCCTGCTCGCAGCCACCACCGCCGCGGCGGGGCTCCTGGAGGCCCTCCAGGGATTCCGGCCCGGCATGGCCACGGAGGCGGAGACCCCTTGGCTCCCCCCGGCCGCCGCGGTGCGGCCGCTCTTCCTCGGCTATCACGCCCTGGCGGCCGACCTGTTCTGGATCCGCACGGTCCAGTACTTCGGGGGGCACATCCAGACCGACCGACAATTCCCGCACCTGTACCGGCTGGTGGACCTGACGACCAGCCTGGACCCTCACTTCGTGGATGCGTACCAACTGGGTGGCCTCTTCCTTTCCATCGGCCGGGTCTACCCCGAGGCCGCCGCCATCTACCGGAAGGGGATCGAGCACAATCCGGACCGCTGGGAGCTGCCTCACGACCTGGCCCGGATGTACTTCCTGGATCTGGGGGACGTCCCCGCCGCCCTGGAGTGGTTCGAGCGCACGAACGCGTTGCCGGGTCGCCCCCACTATGTGCCTCGCCTGGTGGCGCGGCTGCGGGCGCGTGCGGGGCTGGTCGAGGCCGCCTTGGAGATGTGGGAGCGGCTCCGGGATACGACGGACAACGCGTGGGTCCGCGAAGCAGCCAAGCGGGAGATCCGGAAGCTCCAGGCCCGCCAGCGCGGGGAGGCCGGAGCGGCTCCGCCCGTCGCTCGCCCGGGAGAGCGAGGAGGAAATTGA
- a CDS encoding ABC transporter permease, protein MKIAAIAFNTFREAIRDRILYSLLAFALAMLGGSVILSTLSVGGEARIIKDLGLAAIGLVGTLIAVFIGVGLVYKEVERRTLYTIITKPIRRLDFIVGKFLGLGLTLAVSVAIMAVGLLLLASPIEARLTWELLLPVALTFLKLMVVTAIAVLFSTFSTPTLSAIFTLALVVVGSLAEDLKLFASTFGGPVLQTALVALYLVLPNLATLDIGGRVVHGLPVPAAAAGLAAAYALTYVAALLAAAVWIFQYRDFK, encoded by the coding sequence GTGAAGATCGCCGCCATCGCCTTCAACACCTTCCGGGAGGCCATCCGGGACCGGATCCTGTACAGCCTCCTGGCCTTCGCGCTGGCCATGCTCGGGGGCTCCGTCATCCTCAGCACGCTGAGCGTGGGCGGGGAGGCCAGGATCATCAAGGACCTCGGGCTTGCCGCCATCGGGCTCGTGGGCACCCTGATCGCGGTCTTCATCGGGGTGGGGCTCGTGTACAAAGAGGTCGAGCGCCGGACCCTCTACACCATCATCACGAAGCCAATCCGCCGCCTGGACTTCATCGTGGGGAAGTTCCTGGGCCTGGGCCTGACGCTGGCTGTCAGCGTGGCCATCATGGCCGTCGGCCTGCTGCTCCTGGCCTCGCCGATCGAGGCTCGCCTCACCTGGGAGCTGCTGCTCCCGGTGGCCCTGACCTTCCTCAAGCTCATGGTGGTGACCGCCATCGCCGTCCTGTTCTCGACCTTCTCCACGCCTACCCTGAGCGCCATCTTTACCCTCGCTCTGGTCGTGGTGGGGAGTCTGGCCGAGGACCTGAAGCTCTTCGCCTCGACCTTTGGCGGGCCCGTTCTCCAGACGGCGCTGGTCGCCCTGTATCTTGTCCTCCCGAACCTGGCGACCCTGGACATCGGGGGGAGGGTCGTGCACGGTCTGCCGGTCCCGGCGGCCGCCGCCGGCCTGGCCGCGGCCTACGCTCTCACCTACGTGGCCGCCCTCCTGGCCGCAGCCGTCTGGATCTTCCAGTACCGGGATTTCAAATAA